The Juglans regia cultivar Chandler chromosome 10, Walnut 2.0, whole genome shotgun sequence genome includes the window ATACAATCCActaaatatgcaaaaaaaaatgacaaaagtgATAAGCTGCACAAACCCAACTTCCcaaattaatttcttcaaacaaagagaagaggggcaaaagaagaaaactccAAACATTGtagttcttttatttcttaaaacataaaaagacaAAGACAAAGAAAAAGAGCCTTTTCCTCCATTAATTATGTAGCTCGCACTTGGCATTTTTAACTATATCATTCTCAAACTTCCCAGTATTTTTAAGTCTCTGTTTGCTTCTGGTGATTTCACTCCGTAGCTCTAGACATGAGTTTGCTAGCAGAAATAATTGCAAGTGCCAAATACGCCAAGAAAGTCAAATAAGATAAAACCAAAGATACCAAATTTCTGTTGCAAAACTTGCCAATACGTCCACACACTGCTCCCCAACCTATCCGTTCTTCTCCATAACGACCAATGTAACCAACCGCAGTTGCCGCGGCACATCCAGATATCATCAAAACCGTCATCACCTGTAGTTTActtttttgtttaagaataaagagCTATGTGTACAATGAATTGTACAAAAATCTCGTACACAATGATATGAACCCAAAAAGACAGATATTGATATCGGCAATTTTGTAGGGGGGGGGCAAGTAGAGCACTTCACATACACTAAGGTAGAAATGTTTACAGGTCCATCTAGTAACAGAAATCACCAAAGATTTGCTCACCATATCATGCAAAAATAGGTAGAAATAGTTTGTGAGGTGTGACCCCGAGCGGTTCAGAAGAAGGTAAACAAAGATCAATGACAATGCCGAGAACGCGCACACCACGGCATCAACACCAAGCAAGAACCTGAGAGAGACACGAAACTATAGGGATCAAACTCGGCACTCCCAGGtataaaagattgaaaagttgGAATCTTCCAAATGGATATTTTGCCTCTTGAGTAGGATTAGATTAGATTTACCTCATGGCAGATGAGTAGGAATAGCGGGCTTTGAACGTGAAGCCAAGTATCACGACGGATTGACCGCTGGTGACCGTCACGGA containing:
- the LOC109001865 gene encoding CASP-like protein 1F2; this encodes MASPMTKERSSFMLQTKSSGMSSPSQRRCSVAQLILRVLAVAFTAAAISVTVTSGQSVVILGFTFKARYSYSSAMRFLLGVDAVVCAFSALSLIFVYLLLNRSGSHLTNYFYLFLHDMVMTVLMISGCAAATAVGYIGRYGEERIGWGAVCGRIGKFCNRNLVSLVLSYLTFLAYLALAIISASKLMSRATE